GCCCTGGCCGATGCTTGTACCGGTTTCAACCCAAGAAAGCCGACTGCCGAAGAATTGGCGCAAATCTATCAGGCTTGCTACGAAGGTAGTAAAGTAGAATTCTAATAGCTGATTTACCTTAGTAGGTTACTGATAAGTATTGAATATAAAAGAAACGGGTGGATATTTATATCTGCCCGTTTTGCGTTATACCTGTGTATGATGGAAGAAACAATTGACCAGGTTGTACACATTCATTTTGCAATATTTAAAATTTTCGACTAAAAACAAAAAAGCCCTGGTACACTGAAGTACCAGAGCTTTTTGTATCAGCTGATTCTGATATATTATTTCTTATTACGGTTTCCGTAACGGCTCTTGAACTTATCGATACGACCAGCTGTGTCAATCATTGTAGACTTACCAGTGTAGAATGGGTGAGAAGTGCTTGAAATTTCAAGCTTAACCAATGGATAAGTTTCACCTTCGAATTCGATAGTGTCTTTAGTGTTGCAAGTTGATTGAGATAAAAATACATCGCCGTTAGACATATCTTTGAATACGACTGGACGATATGATTCTGGATGAATACCTTTTTTCATTTCAGTATTTGTTTTTTTAATTATTATTACTTTGTACTATTTGGTAAGAATAGTGTAATGGTCTATTTCAGAGTGCAAAGATAATGCATTTCTTTTAATTAGAAAATATTTAGGCTAACTTTTTAAGTGGTTTAATACTTTAGTGAGTTAAATTAAATGTTAAAATGAATCGAATGAAATTAATAACTGCTTTTATATCCGAGAAAGCATTGCAAAATCAAAATTCAGCAGTTTGTCGTCTGTTTTGGCTTAAAATACAAAGAAAAGATAATTAAATGAGCGGTTTCTGATGATTTCTGTGGTTAAATGAAAACCAATATGTCAGGTTAAAAAATAATTGTAATAGCATTTTAATGAATGAGAAAGCTTTTTATAATTAATAAATTATTAGATTTGCCGTCCAAAATAATTTTAATAGTAGAATAAACACAAATCGGTTAAAATGAAAAAAACACTTTTACGTTCGTTGATTCTTTTATTTATAGTCTGTCTTAACGGACAACTGGTTGCACAAATTCCTGCCGGATACTACACTTCAGCCGAAGGAAAGAGTAAATCAGAGTTGAAAACAGCGTTGTATAACATTATTAAGACTGCTCGTGTTTTGAGCTATGGCAGCGGATCAAGTAGTACCTGGTCTGGTTTTATAAAAACAGATATCCGTCCGGAGGATGGCACTGTATGGGATATGTACTCTAATAACCACGTGAATTTCAACGGTACATCGGCAGCATCCGGAATGAATATAGAGCACGCTTTAGCAAACAGTTGGTGGGGTGGTACTAAAAATCAAACATATAACGATTTATTTAACTTAAATCCATCCGATATAACAGCCAATTCTGCCAAGGGAAGTTATCCAATGGCCGTTGTTGATGGAACTAAAACTTTTGATAACGGAGTAATTAAAGTCGGAGTTTCTAGCAGCCGACCTGGCGGCTTTATTACTGCCTGGGAACCGGCCGATGAATACAAAGGCGATTTTGCCCGGGGATATATGTATATGGTGACTTGCTATGAAAACCTTTCCAGTATTTGGACCGGAAACTCAGTTAATCAGTTGGATAATAATACCTATCCGGTATTTGAACCCTGGGCATACAATCTTCTGTTAAAGTGGTGTAAAGACGATCCTGTAAGTCAGAAAGAGATAAACCGAAACAATGAGGTGTATAAAATTCAGGGAAACCGGAATCCTTTCATCGATTATCCGGAACTGGTAGATTATGTTTGGGGAACAAAGACTGATACTCCCTGGTATATCTCGTCTGGAACAGATCCGATTTTATATTCACCGTCTAATAATTCCACTCTTGATTTAGGTGCTGTGGCAATCAATAGTACCCTTCAAAAAGAAGTTTCAGTTACCGGTAATAATTTTACCGGTGATATTTCTGTTGTAGTTTCGGGCACAGGATTTATTGTGAATGTTTCTGCCTTGAGTAAAGAGCAAGTGCTTGCCGGTGCAAAGGTTTTAGTGCAATACACTTCCGCTACAGCAGCTGCTTCAACCGGTCAACTGACTTTGTCTGGTGATGGAGTGACTGTTACTGTAAATCTAAAAGCTGAAGCTGTTGATAAGATTCCTGTTTTATCAGCCGAAAATATCACTTCCGGGTCGTTTGTTGCTAAATGGAAAAACATTGGGGTGTCTTCTAGTTATCAGTTCAGTCTGTACAATTCAGACAAAACCACTTTAGTAGATGGCTATCCCATTACGGTTGATGCAGCAACCGAGAAGCAAACAATTACAGGATTGACTCCTGAAACAGTCTACTATTATCAGATTGTTGGAGGAGGACTCTCTTCTCTACTGACAGAAATAAAGACTGATGTTAAGTCCTCTTCGACAGTAACAAACTTCTTTGAAGATTTTGAAAAAGGAACAAAAGGTTCATATTCCACAACCGATCTGGTAAATGCAACTATGGGTTCTTGGACTTTTAACAACTCATTGATTATGGGTACAGATGTTAAAGACTTAAAGAATGGTAATCAATCGGCCCGTTTAGGGAAATACGTCGGAGCATCTGTTTCTATGAATGCCGATAAAATAGATGGAGCAGGCACTCTTTCATTCTATGCAGGAACATATGGCACCGACGCTGCTGTCACTTTCGGGGTTTATTACTCCATTGATGGAGGGAGCAATTGGGTAACAGTAGATAACAATGTTTCAGCTAGCAGTACTTTTACAAAATACACATACGCTCTGAATGTTTCTTCACCGGTCCGTATTAAAATAAGTAATATTGGAGGTACTTCACGTGTGAATGTTGATGATGTATCTATAACTGCAAACGCATCAACAGGCATATCCGGCAATGAGATTTCACCGCTCAGCTTTTTTGTGCAGGGCAATCAGCTTATTATTCAAAACAACATGATTCAGAATATACAAGTTTCGGGCATATCAGGTCAGGTTTTATTTAACCATAAGCTGATGCCGGGAGTAACAACTATAAACCTTCCTAAAGGAATATACATTCTGAAAGGAGAAAACCTCACGAAAAAGGTAATGATGAAATAAGCTGTTTTTAATAAAGCAATACCTGTTCAACCCATTCTTGGAAAATTATCTAAGGATGGGCTGTTTTTTCATTTTTTTTTCGGACATTTGTCCGATGCCCTAAAAGATAAACAATGTTTTATGGCAAAAATTAAATACGAATACTATTGATAATAAACTCCGAAATGAAAAAACTGCAAATTCTTTTTATTTGTCTTTTTGTATTGTCTTTATCCGGCCGTGCGCAGGAAAAGAAGTTCGATTTTTATAGTATCGCCTTTTATAATCAGGAGAACCTGTTCGATACGATTCACGACTCGGGTAAAAACGATTATGAATATCTGCCCGATGGAAAAAATAACTGGGATACTAAGAAATATACATCCAAGCTTAAAAACATGGCCGAGGTAATCAGTCAGCTGTCAAAGGACAAGCTGGGTACAACTCCTGTTGCCGTTGGACTTGCTGAAGTTGAAAACAAGAGAGTGCTCGAAGACCTTCTGAAGGAACCTGCTCTTGCTCCATCCGGATATCAGTTTATTCATTATGAAGGTCCCGACGAACGTGGAATAGATTGCGCTTTATTATACAAACCAGATCAGTTCAAGGTTACCGCTAGCAAATTGGTTCCGTATGTCAACGCTGAAGATACGGTTCATAAAACACGTGGATTTCTGGTTGTAAGCGGATTATTGGCAGGCGAAAAGCTTACAATCATTGTTAACCACTGGCCTTCAAGGGGTGCCGATGCTCCGGCCCGAATCATAGCCGGCAAGCAGGTGCGTGTGCTAAAGGATTCTCTGCTGAAAGAAGATGCCAACTCAAAGATTATAATCATGGGGGATATGAATGATGATCCGATGGACGAAAGCATGAGTCAGGCTTTGGGTGCAAAAAAGGAAATTAGTGAGGTAGAAGAGGGTGGACTCTACAATCCCTGGTGGAATACATTGGCTGAAAAGAAAATTGGAACCTTAACCTACCGTGGGAAATGGAATCTCTTCGATCAGATAGTGGTATCCTCAAATCTGCTTGGAAACGATGCCAGCACACTGAAATTCTGCAAACACGAAATCTTTGCCCGCGACTTCATGATACAGCAAAGTGGCGATTACAAAGGCTCTCCCAAGCGTACTTTCGGCGGTAGAATATGGCTTAACGGATACAGTGACCACCTGCCAACCATCATCTATCTTGCGAAAGCAGTAAAATAAGTTTCGAATACTCAATAAAATATAAAAGAGGCGGATTAAGACGAACTTAATTCCGTCTCTTTTTGTTCTCATTGCCATATGGAGATTACAAACTGATATCAGTATCAGTAAAGAAGATCCTATTTGTAATGAATTAAAGTGTTTTATAGCATAAAAACTTTGGCAGAACATTTTTATTCAAACAATTATTTTTAATTTTGCGAAGAATTTTAATTCACTAACAATAAATTATAAAAAAAACATGGTTAATTACAAAGATTTAGGCCTCGTAAACACTAAAGATATGTTTAAGAGAGCTATTGCTGGAAAATATGCCATTGCAGCATTCAACTTCAATAACCTGGAACAAATGCAGGCTATCGTTCAGGCTGCAGTAGAAACAAAGTCTCCTGTTATCCTTCAGGTATCAAGTGGTGCACGTAAATATGCTAACCAGACTTTACTTCGTTACCTGGCTCAGGGAGCAGTAGAATATGCTAAAGAACTTGGTTGTGAAAAACCAGAAATCGTTCTTCACTTAGACCATGGAGATTCTTTCGAACTTTGTAAGTCTTGTATCGATATGGGATTCTCTTCAGTAATGATTGATGGTTCTCACTTCCCATACGAAGAAAATATCGCTTTAACTAAGAAAGTAGTAGAATACGCTCACCAGTTTGATGTAACAGTTGAAGGTGAACTTGGTGTATTGGCTGGTGTTGAAGATGACGTAGTGGCAGAACACCACACATATACTCAACCATCTGAAGTTGTTGATTTCGTAACTCGCACAGGTGTTGATTCATTGGCTATTTCTATCGGTACTTCTCACGGAGCTAACAAGTTTACTCCTGCACAATGTACTCGTGACGAAAACGGTATCCTGATTCCTCCTCCATTGCGTTTCGACATCCTTGAAGAAATCGAAAAAGAAATCCCTGGATTCCCTATCGTTCTTCACGGTTCTTCTTCAGTTCCTCAGGATTTGGTTGCTCAAATCAACCAATACGGTGGTAAACTGGTAGACTCTATCGGTATTCCAGAAGAACAACTTCGTAAAGCCGCTTCTTCTGCAGTATGTAAGATTAACATCGACTCTGACGGTCGTTTGGCTATGACTGCTGCTGTACGTAAAGTATTCGCTGAAAGCCCTGCAGAATTTGACCCACGTAAATACTTAGGTCCTGCTCGTGATTCTTTGAAAGCTTTATATAAGAAGAAACTTGAAAACGTTCTTGGTTCAGCTGGTAAATTAGCATAGTAATCAATATACATACAAGTATAAAACAGAATCCTGCCCGGGTTATCCTAGGGCAGGATTTTTTTTGTTTTTCTGTTCGTACTGCTGAACTTGAAGAGACAACTCGCCGGCAGGTACTTATAGTAGAAATACTTCGAAATTCTTCTTCCTGATTTTAACCCGAATCCGGTCAATAAAAAGATAAAGGAATAATTGCTAAAAAAAGTTTATATTGTATCTTTGTGAATTATCTGAAAAAATTATTTAATTATATACAATTTAATCACAAAAATAGAATATGGCAGATGAAAAGAAATTCGTGCCTTTCGTTTCGGCGGAGAATAGCATGAAAGAATTTACCGGAAGAGCATTGCTCATCGGTTTGGTCCTGGCAGTAGTGCTGGGAGCCGCAAATGCTTACCTGGGCTTGAAAGCAGGTATGACCATTGCCGCAACTTATCCTGCGGCGGTGATTGGTATGGCAATCTTACGTTTCTTTAAGGGAACCATCCTCGAAGAGAACATCACCCGTACCGTTGGGTCTATCGGTGAGTCGGTAGCAGCAGGTGCAATCTTCACCTTACCGGCGTTTTACATCTCCGGAGTGTGGAGCGGAGAGCAGTTTAGCTCTATTGGCAGCTACTTTATCGCTTCACTTATTCTGATTACCGGTGGTGTGCTGGGCGTACTTTTTGTTGCGTTGTTGCGCCGTGTGATGGTGGAAGACAAAGAACTTCCTTTCCCCGAGAGTGTGGCGGCAGCCGAAATCCATAAGAGTGGTCAGAGCGGCTCCGGAGGTTCCAAATATCTTTTCTCGGCAATGATTGTAGGTGCGGTGGTTAAGATTGCCGGCGACCTTCGTCTTTTTGCCACAGAATGGACCACCTTCTTCAAGTCCACTCTTGCTAAGTTTGCCGATGGAAAGGCACTCGACGGTGGATTCCTTGCCGGAGGTCCTTCTATCAGCCCCGCCTATTTAGGTGTTGGCTACATCATCGGCCCTCGTCTTTCAGCCCTCAACTTCAGTGGTTCTGTTATGGCATGGGGACTGATGGTGCCTATGTTGCTTACCGTTTTGGGTTCTTCTTTTGTGGGTTCACTTCCTCAGAATGCAGCACTGCCTGTCGATTCGCCCGATGCATGGATGAATGCGGCAACTGTGGTGTGGAAAGAGATCGTTCGTATCATTGCAATCGGCGGTATGCTGGTAGCTGCCTGCTTTACGCTGTACAGAATGCGTGGTAGTCTGGGTACCGGCTTGAAACGCTCGGTGAAAGACCTGAAGCGTGCTACTCAAGGTTCGGCAGCAGATGTAGAGCGTACGGAAAAAGACCTAAAATCCTCTTGGATTCTTCTTGGTATCTGTTTCGCTGCAATTGCCACATTCGTGATAACCTACTTCATATTCAATACATCTATATTGGTGGCTATCGTAGCTTCAACCATCATGATTGTGCTTGCCTTCTTTTTTGCAGCTGTTTCCGGTTACCTGGTTGGTATCATCGGTTCAAGCAACAACCCAATCAGTGGTCTTACATTGACAGCATTGGTGGTAACAGCCTTGATTCTGGTTGCCTGTGGTGTTGATAAAGCCAACGGAGGTGTTGCCGCGGTGCTTGGAATCGCAGCCATTGTTTGTGTGGCGGCTGCCGTAGGTGGCGAAATGTTCCAGGACTTGAAAGCCGGACATATCTTGGGTGGTACTCCCTGGAAGATGCAGGCGGGCGACCTGATTGGTGTGGTTATCGCAGGTTTTGTGATGTTCGGTGTATTGATTGTCCTGAATCAGGGCGATATCAATATGGGACTTCAGCAAGGCTACGAAGGAGGTTTCGGAAGCAAGAACCTTTCGGCCCCTCAGGCTGGTTTGATGGCCACCTTGTCACAAGGAATCATCGGCGGACAAATGGCATGGGTGCTGATTATCGCCGGTATGATTATGGCGGTTGCTTTCATCCTGATGGGAATCACCAGTCCGATGCTTATTTTTGTGGGAATGTATCTTCCATTCAATACAGTATTTGCTATCTTTGTGGGCGGTCTTATTAAGGGAGTTCTCGACCTTTACGTGGCGCGCCGCAAATACAGCGTAGGTCAGATTGCAGCGGTCGAAAACACCGGAGTGCTTCTGGCATCAGGTTTGATTGCCGGTGAGGCGTTGATGGGATTGGTAGTGGCAATCTTTGCTATGTTTAACATCTTCTTTGCCGACATGCTTCCGTTCGCTAACCCGAACTATGTGGTTGGTTTATTAATTATATTGGTAATCGGTTATTTCTTCGTTCGTATTCCGCTCAAGAAAGCTGATTCGATGAAGTAGTGAACTGTTATGAAGAATAAAGAGAAAGTAAACCTGTTTGATGTGATTCCATACATCAGCGAGCATATTACAACGGAAAAGGAGGATGGCCTATCGGTGGTTGTATTTCCCCGCTTCCGAAATAAGTTTATGCAGAAGTATTTTGTGCCGAGAGGAAAATCGGCCAATATACATATCCGGCTCGAAGAGCATGGAACGGCTGTTTGGGATTTGATAGATGGCAACCGCACGGTGAAAGAGATTACGGAGCTGCTGGCCGAACACTTCGGTCAGGAAGAAAACTACGAATACCGTATCACCACCTACATTGCCAGTCTGTACAGAAACGGGTTTATAAAGTATAAAACGGCTATGTAAAAAATAGAGCCATTTTGCAATTGAAAAAAGAAGCTGCTCAAGCGATTGGGCAGCTTCTTTGCTTTTTATGAAAAGCTTGTTTCCGATAATCTTGGCGAAGAGCAGGGAGGTAACTCTATATAAATTACAGCATCACCTGTTTCAGACGCTACATTTCATGAAGACAAATTGTATCGGGGTAGTATACGAGTCTGTCAACTTTGCATAGGTTAGGGAATAATTATAGCCAACAGGAATCAGTTTATTATACTCTTTCACTTACTCCAGTAACGGAGTTTCTTTCTGCATTTCAGCCTTGCTTCTCTTATTTAATTATGTTGTTTTTTATTTAACTTGTTCTTACCTGCAGCAGTATCCTTAATGTTTAGCAATCAATTTTCTCATTTTTTTCATCCTGAATGCAATGATTATAGTAAATCGAGGTGCTATTTTACTGTGTGATGCATAACAGCATAATAAAATATTAATATAAATCT
The Bacteroides sedimenti genome window above contains:
- a CDS encoding endonuclease I family protein; protein product: MKKTLLRSLILLFIVCLNGQLVAQIPAGYYTSAEGKSKSELKTALYNIIKTARVLSYGSGSSSTWSGFIKTDIRPEDGTVWDMYSNNHVNFNGTSAASGMNIEHALANSWWGGTKNQTYNDLFNLNPSDITANSAKGSYPMAVVDGTKTFDNGVIKVGVSSSRPGGFITAWEPADEYKGDFARGYMYMVTCYENLSSIWTGNSVNQLDNNTYPVFEPWAYNLLLKWCKDDPVSQKEINRNNEVYKIQGNRNPFIDYPELVDYVWGTKTDTPWYISSGTDPILYSPSNNSTLDLGAVAINSTLQKEVSVTGNNFTGDISVVVSGTGFIVNVSALSKEQVLAGAKVLVQYTSATAAASTGQLTLSGDGVTVTVNLKAEAVDKIPVLSAENITSGSFVAKWKNIGVSSSYQFSLYNSDKTTLVDGYPITVDAATEKQTITGLTPETVYYYQIVGGGLSSLLTEIKTDVKSSSTVTNFFEDFEKGTKGSYSTTDLVNATMGSWTFNNSLIMGTDVKDLKNGNQSARLGKYVGASVSMNADKIDGAGTLSFYAGTYGTDAAVTFGVYYSIDGGSNWVTVDNNVSASSTFTKYTYALNVSSPVRIKISNIGGTSRVNVDDVSITANASTGISGNEISPLSFFVQGNQLIIQNNMIQNIQVSGISGQVLFNHKLMPGVTTINLPKGIYILKGENLTKKVMMK
- a CDS encoding OPT family oligopeptide transporter — encoded protein: MADEKKFVPFVSAENSMKEFTGRALLIGLVLAVVLGAANAYLGLKAGMTIAATYPAAVIGMAILRFFKGTILEENITRTVGSIGESVAAGAIFTLPAFYISGVWSGEQFSSIGSYFIASLILITGGVLGVLFVALLRRVMVEDKELPFPESVAAAEIHKSGQSGSGGSKYLFSAMIVGAVVKIAGDLRLFATEWTTFFKSTLAKFADGKALDGGFLAGGPSISPAYLGVGYIIGPRLSALNFSGSVMAWGLMVPMLLTVLGSSFVGSLPQNAALPVDSPDAWMNAATVVWKEIVRIIAIGGMLVAACFTLYRMRGSLGTGLKRSVKDLKRATQGSAADVERTEKDLKSSWILLGICFAAIATFVITYFIFNTSILVAIVASTIMIVLAFFFAAVSGYLVGIIGSSNNPISGLTLTALVVTALILVACGVDKANGGVAAVLGIAAIVCVAAAVGGEMFQDLKAGHILGGTPWKMQAGDLIGVVIAGFVMFGVLIVLNQGDINMGLQQGYEGGFGSKNLSAPQAGLMATLSQGIIGGQMAWVLIIAGMIMAVAFILMGITSPMLIFVGMYLPFNTVFAIFVGGLIKGVLDLYVARRKYSVGQIAAVENTGVLLASGLIAGEALMGLVVAIFAMFNIFFADMLPFANPNYVVGLLIILVIGYFFVRIPLKKADSMK
- a CDS encoding type B 50S ribosomal protein L31 — protein: MKKGIHPESYRPVVFKDMSNGDVFLSQSTCNTKDTIEFEGETYPLVKLEISSTSHPFYTGKSTMIDTAGRIDKFKSRYGNRNKK
- a CDS encoding endonuclease/exonuclease/phosphatase family protein, with the protein product MKKLQILFICLFVLSLSGRAQEKKFDFYSIAFYNQENLFDTIHDSGKNDYEYLPDGKNNWDTKKYTSKLKNMAEVISQLSKDKLGTTPVAVGLAEVENKRVLEDLLKEPALAPSGYQFIHYEGPDERGIDCALLYKPDQFKVTASKLVPYVNAEDTVHKTRGFLVVSGLLAGEKLTIIVNHWPSRGADAPARIIAGKQVRVLKDSLLKEDANSKIIIMGDMNDDPMDESMSQALGAKKEISEVEEGGLYNPWWNTLAEKKIGTLTYRGKWNLFDQIVVSSNLLGNDASTLKFCKHEIFARDFMIQQSGDYKGSPKRTFGGRIWLNGYSDHLPTIIYLAKAVK
- a CDS encoding PqqD family protein; this translates as MKNKEKVNLFDVIPYISEHITTEKEDGLSVVVFPRFRNKFMQKYFVPRGKSANIHIRLEEHGTAVWDLIDGNRTVKEITELLAEHFGQEENYEYRITTYIASLYRNGFIKYKTAM
- a CDS encoding class II fructose-bisphosphate aldolase: MVNYKDLGLVNTKDMFKRAIAGKYAIAAFNFNNLEQMQAIVQAAVETKSPVILQVSSGARKYANQTLLRYLAQGAVEYAKELGCEKPEIVLHLDHGDSFELCKSCIDMGFSSVMIDGSHFPYEENIALTKKVVEYAHQFDVTVEGELGVLAGVEDDVVAEHHTYTQPSEVVDFVTRTGVDSLAISIGTSHGANKFTPAQCTRDENGILIPPPLRFDILEEIEKEIPGFPIVLHGSSSVPQDLVAQINQYGGKLVDSIGIPEEQLRKAASSAVCKINIDSDGRLAMTAAVRKVFAESPAEFDPRKYLGPARDSLKALYKKKLENVLGSAGKLA